A stretch of the Syntrophorhabdaceae bacterium genome encodes the following:
- a CDS encoding formyltransferase yields MKTVIFAYHEIGYVCLEELIAYGADIQCLFTHMDDPKEEVWFRRPIALAEKYAIPIYTPENLKDQRWNRLIKSLEPDVIFSFYYRNMIPMDIIKIPKIGAFNLHGSLLPKFRGRAPVNWVLIHGEKKTGITLHYMVEKPDAGDIIAQKEVEIAFDDTARTLFMKMADASRILMREMLPKIEKGGFERIPQRGESSYFGGRKPEDGIIQWEKDSISVYNLIRAVTHPYPGAFTYLDGKKFFIWWAVPVEGKSSMAPGSIVSTNPLLVTTGQGLLRLIRVQFEGEKEMDGDEFATSYHMENKILGGKN; encoded by the coding sequence GTGAAGACTGTAATATTTGCCTATCACGAAATAGGCTATGTTTGTCTTGAAGAGCTTATTGCCTATGGCGCAGACATTCAATGTCTGTTTACCCATATGGATGACCCAAAAGAAGAGGTGTGGTTTAGAAGGCCTATTGCCCTTGCAGAAAAATATGCCATCCCAATTTACACCCCTGAAAACCTAAAAGACCAGAGATGGAATAGATTAATAAAATCCCTTGAGCCAGATGTGATATTCTCCTTTTATTATAGGAATATGATACCCATGGACATTATAAAGATTCCTAAAATAGGGGCATTCAATCTGCACGGCTCACTCCTTCCTAAATTTAGAGGCAGGGCACCGGTGAACTGGGTGTTAATTCATGGTGAGAAAAAGACAGGTATCACCCTTCATTACATGGTTGAAAAACCAGACGCAGGGGATATTATAGCCCAGAAAGAGGTAGAAATTGCCTTTGATGATACTGCCAGGACCCTATTTATGAAGATGGCAGATGCATCAAGGATACTGATGAGGGAGATGCTACCAAAGATAGAAAAAGGTGGGTTTGAGAGGATACCCCAGAGGGGGGAATCAAGCTATTTTGGCGGGAGAAAACCTGAAGATGGGATTATACAATGGGAAAAGGATAGTATTTCCGTATACAATCTCATAAGGGCAGTGACACATCCATATCCAGGGGCATTCACTTATTTGGATGGAAAGAAGTTTTTTATCTGGTGGGCAGTGCCTGTTGAGGGGAAAAGCTCTATGGCACCAGGTTCTATTGTGTCAACAAATCCTCTTTTGGTGACCACAGGCCAGGGCTTGTTAAGGCTTATAAGAGTCCAGTTTGAAGGAGAAAAAGAGATGGATGGAGATGAATTTGCCACCTCTTATCATATGGAAAACAAAATACTGGGAGGTAAGAATTGA
- a CDS encoding glycosyltransferase gives MEDKPYISVLIPVLNEEESLPELNERIIRVMEGMKKPYEVIYINDGSTDSTPILLERFHKENKNIKVIEFNRNYGQHMALFGGFEYAKGEIMITIDADLQNPPEEIPKLIEKIEEGYEVVGTYRKDRKDSIFRTIPSYIVNKITARLVGVRLRDYGCMLRAYRNDIVEYMKMCPESSSFIPALANTFAKKIVEIEVGHEERKKGKTKYSIMKLFQLNFDLMTNFSLLPIQFIGMVGILISLLGVSFAIFLFIRRLIVGPESEGLFTLFAILFFFIGIQILALGIIGEYIGRIYQEVRRRPRFIVKRTLM, from the coding sequence ATGGAAGATAAACCCTATATTTCAGTGTTGATACCTGTCCTTAATGAGGAGGAATCTTTACCTGAATTAAATGAACGTATAATAAGGGTTATGGAGGGCATGAAAAAACCCTATGAGGTTATATATATAAACGATGGAAGCACAGATAGCACCCCTATCTTGCTGGAAAGATTCCATAAGGAAAATAAAAACATAAAGGTCATAGAATTTAACAGAAATTACGGCCAACACATGGCACTCTTTGGAGGTTTTGAATATGCCAAAGGCGAGATAATGATCACCATAGATGCAGACCTGCAAAACCCCCCTGAAGAGATACCAAAGCTCATTGAAAAGATTGAAGAAGGGTATGAGGTTGTTGGGACATATAGAAAAGATAGAAAAGATTCCATATTCAGGACAATCCCATCTTATATAGTCAACAAGATCACTGCAAGGCTTGTGGGTGTGAGATTGAGGGATTATGGTTGTATGTTGAGGGCATACAGAAATGATATAGTGGAATATATGAAGATGTGCCCTGAGTCATCGAGTTTTATCCCTGCCCTGGCAAACACATTTGCAAAAAAGATAGTGGAGATAGAGGTAGGTCACGAGGAGAGAAAAAAGGGAAAGACAAAATATAGCATCATGAAGCTATTCCAGCTAAATTTTGATTTGATGACGAATTTCTCCCTCCTTCCCATACAGTTTATAGGCATGGTAGGGATTTTAATATCCCTTCTGGGCGTATCTTTTGCCATATTCCTTTTTATAAGAAGGCTCATTGTAGGTCCTGAATCAGAGGGTCTTTTTACCCTATTTGCCATACTATTTTTCTTTATAGGCATACAGATACTGGCTCTGGGCATTATAGGTGAATATATCGGGAGGATCTACCAGGAGGTAAGAAGAAGACCGAGATTCATTGTGAAGAGGACACTAATGTGA